From the Sanguibacter sp. HDW7 genome, the window CGAGCTCTCTCTCGCGCAGGCCGAGGCCCACGTGCGTGAGGTCTTCGACGGCTTCGAGGTGACGCGGACCGACGGTGCGGAGGGCGCGCGGCCCGGGCTCGACGACCCGCTCGTCGCGGACCTCGTCGCCTCGGTTCTCGCGGTGACGGGCGGGGAGCCGACGGCGAAGCTCGGCTGGACGGACGTGGCGCGGTTCTCGGCCCTCGGCATCCCGGCGGTCAACCTCGGGCCCGGCGACCCCCTGCTCGCGCACAAGGACGACGAGCGGTGCCCCGTGGCGCAGGTGACCGCGACGTTCGACGCGCTGCTCGCCTGGCTGTCCGCTCGCTGAACCGTCGCCCGACGTCCACCCGAACGTCGGTGGCTGCGCCTAGTGTGGACGGCATGAGCGACGAAGGTATCTCCCAGCCCGGAACCGGCTACCGCAAGGGCCCTGTCCTGCTGCGACGCGGTCAGATCCCCGAGCAGACGACGGACCAGCGGCTCCTCGCGAAGGACGGGGACGCGGACTGGGTCCACGGCGACCCGTGGCGCGTCATGCGCATCCAGTCGGAGTTCGTCGAGGGCTTCGGCGCGCTCGCGGAGCTCGGCCCAGCCATGAGCGTCTTCGGCTCGGCCCGGACCAAGCCCGGCCACCCGGACTACGAGCTCGCGGTCGAGGTCGGCCACCGCCTCGTCGAGAAGGGTTACGCGGTCATCACGGGAGGCGGCCCCGGCATCATGGAGGCCGCGAACAAGGGCGCCTCGGAGGCCGGCGGCGTCTCGGTCGGCCTCGGCATCGAGCTGCCGTTCGAGCAGGGCATGAACCAGTGGGTCGACCTGGGCGTGAACTTCCGCTACTTCTTCGCCCGCAAGACGATGTTCGTCAAGTACGCCTCGGGCTTCGTCGTCCTGCCCGGCGGATTCGGCACCTTCGACGAGCTCTTCGAGGCGCTCACGCTCGTCCAGACGCACAAGGTCACCGAGTTCTCGATCGTCCTCGTGGGCTCGGACTACTGGACGCCCATGATGGAGTGGCTGCGCGGCCCCGTGCTCGAGCGCGGCATGATCTCGGCCGCGGACCTCGACCTCGTGAAGATCGTCGACACGGCCGAGGACGCCGTGGAGATCGTCGTCGCGCGCGACCACGAGCTCCGTGCGGCCCAGGAGGCCGCGCTCGAGTCCCTCGCCGAGGACCAGTCCTCGGCCGCGGCGGCCGGGCGACGCGACGCGTCGTGACAGCCCTGCCTGACGGCGCCGCGCCCGGCGTGCCCTGGGAGCGGCTCGCACCCTCGCTCGACGTGCTCGCACCGATGTCGCCGGCCCTGCGCGTGCGGGGGCGGGACGTCGGTGTGCACGGCGGCGCCGTCATGGCGATCGTCAACAGGACGACGGACTCGTTCTTCCCGTCGGCCCGGCACGCCGACGACGACGTCGCGCTCGCGGCCGTCGAGCGTGCCCTGCGCGACGGCGCGGAGATCATCGACGTCGGAGGGGTGCGCGCGGGCGTGGGCCCCGAGGTCACGCCGGCGGAGGAGATCGACCGCGTCGCGCCGTTCGTCGCGCGCCTGCGCGCCGAGCTCGGTGACACGGTCGTCCTCTCCGTCGACACGTGGCGCGCCGAGGTCGCCGAGGCCGTCGCCGACGCGGGTGCGGACCTCCTCAACGACACCTGGGCGGGAGCCGATCCTGGGCTCGTCGAGGTCGCCGGCCGGCGCGGGCTCGCCGTCGTCGTCTCCCACACGGGTGGCCTGCCGCCCCGCACCGACCCGCACGACGTCCGCTTCGACCTGCCGCCCGATGCCCCTGCGGACGCCGACCCGCTCGACGCCGTCGTCCACGACGTCGTGACGACGCTCGCGGCCGGCGCCGCCCGCGCCGTCGCGTGCGGCGTCGACCCGCTCGGCGTGCTCGTCGACCCGACGCACGACTTCGGCAAGCGCACCGTCGACTCCCTGCGCCTCGTGCGCCGCACACCTGCGCTCGTCGCGCTCGGCCACCCCGTGCTCATGGCGCTCTCGCGCAAGGATTTCGTCGGCGAGACGCTCGACCTCCCGGTCGACGAGCGGCTCGAGGGCACGCTCGCCGCGACCGCGCTCGCTGCGTGGGGCGGCGCCCGCGTGTTCCGTGCGCACGACGTCCGCGCGACCCGGCGGACGCTCGACATGGTCGCCGCGATCCGGGGCGACCTCGCTCCGCGCGCGGCCGTCCGAGGGTTGTGAGCATCGCTCTCAGCACAACCTCCAGGACCCCTGGGAGGGGCGTCATGACGCTCCCATGACCTAAGATGGGGGAGGAATCCGTCGTCCTCGGCGCCTGACGGACGCCTTCCGACCTGCGCTGCGGCGCGGGAGGGAAGGTACGGGCGCCCGGGTGGCGGCCGCAACCGAACGTAAGGGAGAGCCACTCATGGCAGCGATGAAGCCGAGGACCGGCGACGGGCCGCTCGAGGTGACGAAGGAGGGCCGCGGCATCGTCATGCGCGTCCCGCTCGAGGGCGGTGGCCGGCTCGTCGTCGAGCTCAACGCTGGCGAGGCTGCCGAGCTCTGCGCCGCGCTCGACGGTGTGGTGGGCTGACACCTTGCCCCGCACGCCTGCACGTACGGCCGCACCCGTCGTCGACCCGTGGAGCGTCGACCGCGACCTTCCTGAGGTCGTCGTCGCGGCCGGGCGGCTGGCCGAGTGCACGTTCCTCACGCAGGACGAGGTCGAGGTCGTCGTCCTCCCCGTGGCCCCTGGGTCCGAGGAGGAGGACGGCCTCGAGCCGCGTCACGGCATGATCGACGCGGCGCTCCGGTACGGCGTCGACTTCTCCGAGCTCGCGGAGCGCGCGCGCTTCGACGGCGGCGCCGGCGAGACGCTCGTCGTCGACCTGCCCCGCGCGCACCGCGGCGCCGACGCACTTCCCTGGGCGGGTCTGCCCGAGCGTGTCGTCCTGCTCGGCCTCGGGCGCTCGCGCGTCGAGGACTTCCGTCGAGCGGGTGCCGCGATCGCGCGCGTGACGCGCGGCGTCGGCCGCGTCGTGACGACCGCGAGCGGGACCGACACGTTCGCCGACCAGCGGGCGCTCGTCGAGGGCTACCTGCTCGGCGCGTACCGCGCGCCGACGGCTGCGACCGTCGCGCCCCGCACCGAACCGGCCGCGCAGCTCGTGCTCCTCGGCGACCACGCGCAGCGTGCGGTCGACGAGGCCGTGCGCTCCTCGCGCGCCGCCTGGCTCGTGCGCGACCTCACGACGGTCCCGTCGAACATCAAGAACCCCGCATGGCTCGCCGACGTCGCCGAACGCCTCGGGCACGCCGCGGGTCTCTCCGTCACGCGCCTCGACGGCCCCGCGCTCGCTGCGGGCGGCTTCGGCGGCATCACGGCCGTCGGACAGGGTTCCGCGTCCGCGCCGGAGCTCGTCGCGCTCACCTACGCGCCCGAGGACGCGCCCGCCGACGCGCGGCGGGTCGTGCTCGTCGGCAAGGGCATCACGTACGACACGGGCGGCATCGACATCAAGCCGCGCACGTCGATGGTGACGATGAAGAACGACATGTCCGGCGCGGCCGTCGTGCTCGCGGCGGTCCTCGCGGCCGCCGAGGCCCGGCTGCCGCTCCACGTCACCGCGGTGCTGCCGCTCGCCGAGAACCACTTCGGCGCAGCGTCCTACCGCCGCGCCGACGTCCTCACGATGGTCGACGGCACGCGCGTCGAGGTCGGCAACACGGACGCCGAGGGGCGCCTCGTGCTCGCGGACGCCCTCGCGTGGGCGCGGACGACGTTCTCGCCCGACGCGATCGTCGACGTCGCGACGCTCACGGGTGCGGCCGCCGTCGCGCTCGGCCCGCGCACAGCGGCGCTGCTCGCGACCGACGACGCGCTCGCCGGCTCGATCGAGCAGGCGGCGGCGACGACCGGCGAGGCCGTGTGGCGCCTGCCGCTCGTCGACGAGTACGGCGAGCGCATCGGCTCGACCGTCACCGGGCTGCGCAACGTGCCGAACGACGAGCGCGGCGGCGGCGCGATCACCGCTGCGCTCTTCCTTCGACGCTTCGTCGGCGACGTGCCCTGGGCCCACGTCGACATCGCCGGTCCCGCGCACGCGGACAAGGCTTCGCACGAGGTCCCCGCGGGGGCGACAGGATTCGGCGCGCGTCTCCTGCTCGACGCCCTCGAGCGGCTTTCGGTACGAAGCTGAAGCGGCCTGCGGCCCGCGACTGACGTACCTCGGACTGACGCCCGACGACGAATCCCTCCTGCACCGCGGTGCAGGAGGGGTTCGTCATCCGCGGAGGAGCGGTGCGCGACCGGGACGGTCAGCGGCGTACCGCGAGGAGCAGGCCGTCGCCCGAGGGGATCATCGCGGGCAGGACGCGCGGGTCCTCGCGGAGCGTGCGTCCGATCTCGCGGACCATGGTCGTCGCCTCGTCCCGGCGCGCGGGGTCGGCGACGCGGCCGTGCCACAGCGCCTCGTCGAGGGCTAGCACACCGCCCGGGCGCAGGAGCCGCAGCGCCTGCTCGACGTGGTCGGCCGCATGCGTCGAGCCGGCGCCGACGAGCACCAGGTCGTACGCGCCGTCCGCGAGCCGCGGCAGGACGTCGCGGGGACGCCCGTTGATCGTGCGGGCGCGCTCGGGCCGGATGCCGTCCTCCGTGAAAGCGGCCTTGGCCGCCCGCTGGTTCTCGGCCTCCGCGTCGATCGTCGTGAGGACACCGTCGGCGTCCATGCCGCGCAGGAGCCACAGCGACGCGACTCCCGTGCCCGTGCCGACCTCGACGACGGTGCGGGCGCGAAGCGTCGCGGCGAGAAGCCGCAGGACGGATCCCGCGCCGGGCGTGATCGCGTGGCAGCCGTACTGGGCAGCGCGCTCACGTGCGCGCAGGAGGACGTCGTCCTCGACGACGTAGTCCTCGCAGTAGTCCCAGGCCAGTGTCCTGTCGTTGGAGATGATGTCCTCCTCGTCGGCGGTACGGGCCGCCGCGGTACGCGGCCGGCCCTGGGGCCGATCCTACCGCCGCGCCCGCAGCAGGCACGGGCGGACGGGCGCGGCGACCGGGGGATTCGTGACCGGTTCCATGTTCGCCGGTGGCGCACGCGGTTCACGTCCCGGCTCTCTTCCTGAGAGACTGGCTCGGTGAGCGACGTCGAGAGCACCGTGCCGACCTGGGAGCAGATCGTCCAGGACCACTCGGCGCGCGTCTTCCGCCTCGCCTACCGACTCACGGGCAACCGTCACGATGCCGAGGACCTCACGCAGGACGTCTTCGTCCGCGTGCTGCGCTCGCTCGACCGCTACGAGCCCGGTAACTTCGACGGCTGGCTGCACCGCATCACGACGAACCTCTTCCTCGACGGGGCCCGTCGCCGTCAGCGCATCCGCATGGACGCGATGGGGGACGACGCGGCGCGGGTGCCCGGCTCGGCCGAGATCGAGCCCGAGCGTGGCTTCGAGCACGGCAACCTCGACCTCGACGTCCAGCATGCGCTCGACGCGCTGGCTCCCGAGTACCGTGCGGCGGTCGTCCTGTGCGACATCGAGGGTCTCTCGTACGAGGAGATCGCGGTGACGCTCGGCATCAAGCTCGGCACCGTGCGCTCGCGCATCCACCGGGCACGCGCGCAGCTGCGCAAGGAGCTTGCCCACCGCCGCGCTCCCGAGGGGGCCGAGTCGCTCGAGGCGCGCCCGTGACGAGCCACTTCGGCGCGTGGATCAGCGCATACGTCGACGGACAGCTGCCCCTGGCGAAGGCCGAGCGGCTCGAGGCGCACCTCGTCGTGTGCGCGCAGTGCTCGCGCGAGCTCGTCGACGAGCGTCGTGCTCGCACGATGCTGCTCGCGGCACGCGACGTCGCGCCCGGTCCCGATCTCGCGGCACGCATCCTTGCGGGCGCGAGCCCGCAGCCGGTCGTGCACCACGTCCCGCGCCGCGAGCAGCACCCCGACCTGCGGCCCGACACCGGCGGCCGCGCGTTCCCCGCGCTCACGGGCGACCTCCGTCGCCGTCACCGGACGTGGCGGTGGGCTGCGGCCTCTGTCGCGGTCGTCGGGCTCGGCGTCGTCGGGCTCTCCGAGCTCGGCCGTCCCCCGCTCGTCAACCCGGACCCGGAGCGCGTCTCCGCGCTCGGCACGCTGTCTCTCGCGCCCGTGCCCGGCATGGTCGGGGTCGCGGCGACGACCGGTTCGGGTGACGTGCTCGCGAGCCTCGAGCGCGCCGGCTGGGTGCTGCCGGCGGCGCTGCCCGACGGCGTGACGCTCGCGAGCCACACCGTGCTGGACGACTCTCTCGAGCTCGACCTCGACACCCCGGCGGGTCCCGTCGTCGTCGTCGAGCGTCGCGGGACACTTGCGGCCGAGCTCGCGCAGCACACTGCGGTCTCGGTCGCCGGCCGCACCGTCTACGTGCTCACGACCGAGCCGTGGCACGTCGCGACCCAGGTGGGCGACGTCGTCGTCGAGGTCTACGCCGCGGTCGACGACGGTCCCGCGCGGGACCTGCTCGCGTCGCTCGAGGGGGAGGCGCAGGGCGACATCCTCGAGCGTGTCACCCGAGGCTGGTCAGTGCTCACCCAGGAGGTCTCACGATGACCGAACCGTCCGCCGGGCCTGCTCAGCCAGGGCAACCGCCCGTGCCTCCGGGGCCAGCCCCCGTGCCGCCGCCGCCCGCCGGCCCGGGCGCGGCGGTGCCCGCGTCGCCGTTCGCTCCGCCGTCGTCCCCCGGAGCGGGGTCCGCATCCCCGTACGCGCCGCACCCGGCCGCGGGCCACCCGACGCCTGCCGCCTCGGCGGCCATGCCCTCCGGCGGGCCGGCCGTCGCGTACGGGCGCACGCAGGGGAGCCCGGTCCATGCGCACCCCGGGGGCCCGCAGCAGCCGTTCCACGCGTCCCCGGGCGGACCTCTGACCTACGGCCAGCTGCCGCCCCAGGCCGGGCAGCCGCACGTCGGACAGGCCCACGTCGCGCAGCCGCAGGGCTGGGGCCCGCCTCCGGGCGTCCTCCCGAGCGGCCGTCCGCGTCCGAAGGGCCGTGGCCTCGGTGCCGGCGCGGTCGTCGGCGTCATCGTCCTCGGCCTCGTGAGCGGTGCGGTCGGCGCGGCCGGGACGACCGTGCTCCTCGACGCCCGCAACGACGGGCGCGGCAACGGCTCCACGGTCGTCGAGGTGCCCGGCAAGCCGTCAGGCGGCACGGCGGACCGCGCGCCGGGCTCGGTCGCGGGCGTCGCCGCCGCGGTCCTGCCGTCGGTCGTCTCGCTCGAGGTCCGTGGCTCTCAGGGCAGCGCGACCGGGTCGGGCTTCGTGTACTCGGCCGACGGCTTCATCATCACGAACAACCACGTCGTCGCGGGTGCGTCGGGCGAGTCGCCGATCACCGTGACGTTCTCCGACGGCACCGAGCTCGCCGGGACCGTCGTCGGCCGCACCGAGGGCTACGACCTCGCCGTCGTCAAGGTCGAGCGCACGGGGCTCGTGCCGCTGACGCTCGGCGACTCCGAGGTTGTCGTCGTCGGCGACCCGGTCATCGCGATCGGTGCGCCGCTCGGCCTGGAGGGCACGGTGACGACAGGCATCGTCAGCGCGCTCAACCGTCCAGTCACCGCCGGCGACCAGGGCTCGACATCGTGGATCAACGCGCTGCAGACCGACGCCGCGATCAACCCGGGCAACTCCGGCGGGCCGCTCGTCAACCTCGTGGGTGAGGTCGTCGGCGTGAACTCCGCGATCGCGCAGGCGCCAGGGAGCAGCCAGGGAGCCGCGGGCTCGATCGGACTCGGCTTCGCGATCCCCGCCAACCAGGTGCGGCGCACCGCGCAGCAGCTCATCGAGACCGGCACGGCGACGCGGCCGATCATCGGCGCGCTCCTCGACAACCGCTACGAGGGCGAGGGCGTGCGCATCCTGCGCACCGAGGACGCGCCCGCGAACGAGGTCCCGGTCACGCCCGGAGGCCCGGCCGACAAGGCCGGTATCAAGCCGGGCGACGTCATCGTCGGGATCGACGGCCGACCCGTGACGCAGGAGGACGAGCTGCTCGTCGCGATCCGTGCGCTCGCGCCAGGCGACACGATCGTGCTGACGATCCGCGAGGGCAGCACGGACCGTGACGTCTCCGTCGTGCTCGACGAGGCGGACGCCGACTGATGGGCGGCGGCCTCTTCAACGTCAACGGCGCAGAGCTCGTCGTCATCCTGCTCGTCGTCGCTCTCGTCGTCGGGCCTGACCGCCTGCCGGAGTACGCGCGACAGCTCGCCAAGTTCGTGCGCGCGGCGCGCGAGCAGGTGACGAAGGTCCGCGACCGCGTCGACGAGGAGGTTCACGCAGAGCTTGGTGACGTCGACTGGAAGGCGCTCGACCCGCGGCAGTACGACCCTCGACGCATCGTGCGTGAGGCGCTGCTCGACGATCCCGCACCTGCCACCCGGCGCGCCGGCGCGGGCGTCGCTGCAGGCGCCGCGGGCGCGGCCGCGGCACGTGTGACGGTGCCTGCCGCGCAGGCCCCGCTCGTGGCAGGGGAGCTGGCCCCGTTCGACGACGAGGCGACCTGACGACGACGCCTCCCCGGGCCGCCGTGACACCCCGCGCGGCTGTCCACCGACGGCCTGCGGATTACGTGCGAGCCGTGCTCACCTGTCATGATGGGCAGATGCCCGCAACGACGCCGACGACCCCGCGCATCCTCTCCGGGATGCAGCCGACGCAGGACTCGCTCCACCTCGGCAACTACATCGGGGCCCTGTCCCAGTGGGTCGCGCTCCAGGACTCCTACGACGCGTTCTACTGCGTCGTGGACCTTCACGCACTCACCGTCAACCCGGAGCCGGCGGCGCTGCGCCACCGGACGCGCGCGACGGCCGCGCAGTACCTCGCGGGCGGTGTCGACCCTGAGCGCGCAGCGCTCTTCGTGCAGTCGCACGTGACCGAGCACGCCGAGCTCGCGTGGGTGCTCTCGTGCCAGACGGGCTTCGGTGAGGCCGGTCGCATGACGCAGTTCAAGGACAAGTCTGCGAAGAACGGCAACGACGGCACGACCGTCGGCCTCTTCACGTACCCCGTCCTCATGGCCGCGGACATCCTTCTCTACGACACCGCGCTCGTGCCGGTCGGCGAGGACCAGCGTCAGCACCTCGAGCTCACGCGCGACCTCGCGGTCCGGCTCAACACGCGTTTCGGCGACGGTACCGTCGTCGTTCCGGAGGCACACATCCTCCAGGCCGGCGCGAAGATCCAGGACCTCCAGGACCCGCTGCGCAAGATGAGCAAGTCCGAGTCCGGCAAGGGCTCGATCGAGCTGCTCGGCGACATCGGGCAGGCGCGCAAGAACATCCGCTCGGCCGTGACGGACGACGGCTCCGTCATCACCTTCGACCCGGCGGAGAAGCCGGGCATCTCCAATCTGCTGACGATCTACTCGGTGCTCACGGGCCGCTCGATCGAGGAGATCGTCGCGGAGTACGAGGGCAAGATGTACGGCCACCTCAAGGTCGACCTCGCCGAGATCGTCGTCGAGTTCCTCACGCCGCTGCAGGCGACCGCCCAGGGGTACCTCGACGACCCGGCCGAGCTCGACGCGATCCTCGCCCGCGGCGCCGCTCGGGCTCGTGAGGTCGCCTCGACGACGCTCGAGCGCGTCTACGACCGCCTCGGTCTTGTCCGCCCCGCATCGGCGGCCCGATGAGGATCCCCGAGCGCGGCGACGGCCAGGCGCGGATCGGCGTCTCGCTCACCGTCCCTGAGCCGTTCGGCACGGAGCTCGTCGACGCCCGCCGGGCGACCGGCGACGAGTACGCGGACCTCATCCCGCCGCACGTCACGCTGCTCGGCCCGACGGTCGTCGACATCGACGACCTGCCGGCCGTCGAGGAGCACCTTGCGCGCGTCGCGCAGGGCGCTGAGCGATTCACGCTGCGGCTGCGCGGAGCGGCGACGTTCCGACCCGTCTCGCCCGTGGTGTTCGTCCAGGTGGTGCAGGGCATCGCGGAGTGCGAGCAGCTCGAGGGACGCGTCCGCAGCGGCCTGCTCGAGCAGGAGCTGCGCTTCCACTACCACCCGCACGTCACGGTCGCGCACGAGGTCGCGGACGACGCGCTCGACGCGGCGTTCGTCGCGATGGCGGACTACGACGCGGCGTTCGAGGTCACCGAGATCGACCTCTACGAGCACGGCGATGACGGGGTCTGGCGCACGCGCCGCTCGTTCCCCCTGGGCTGATCCCGCGCCACCCGACCCGCTCCTGCGACTCGTAGGGCTCCAGCACCGTCGAACGGTGCTCCGGACCTACGAGCCGGGGAGGGGCGGGCTCCGTGGGCAGCACGAAGGCCCCGGTCACCTTGCGGTGACCGGGGCCTTCGCGTCGTGCGTGTGAGCCCTTCCGGGCGTCAGGCGTCGGGGATCAGAACGCGCGCGTGATCATCGCTCGCTTGACCTCGGCGATCGCCTTGGTGATCTCGATGCCACGGGGGCATGCCTCGGTGCAGTTGAAGGTGGTGCGGCAGCGCCACACGCCCTCCTTGTCGTTGAGGATCTCGAGGCGCTGGGTCGCCGCGTCGTCGCGCGAGTCGAAGATGAAGCGGTGGGCGTTGACGATCGCGGCCGGGCCGAAGTACTGCCCGTCCGTCCAGAACACGGGGCACGACGACGTGCACGCGGCGCAGAGGATGCACTTCGTGGTGTCGTCGTAGACCGCGCGCTGCTCGGGGGACTGGATGCGCTCCTGGGAGGGCTGGTTCCCGCTCGTCACGAGGAACGGCATGATCTCGCGGTAGGACGCGAAGAACGGCTCCATGTCGACGACGAGGTCCTTGATGACGGGCAGGCCCTTGATGGGCTCGACCGTGATCGGCTTGCGGATGTCGAGGTCCTTGAGGAGCGTCTTGCACGCGAGACGGTTGCGGCCGTTGATACGCATCGCGTCGGAGCCGCAGATGCCGTGGGCGCACGAGCGGCGGAACGTCAGCGAGCCGTCCTGCTCCCACTTGATCTTGTGGAGCGCGTCGAGGACGCGATCCGTCCCGTGCATGGTGAGCACGTGCTCGTCCCAGTAGGAGTCGTCGCCGTGCGGGCCCTCGGGGAGGTACCGGCGCACGCGCAGCGTCACCTGGAAGCTCGGAACCTCGCCCACGGACGTCGCGGGGGCGGTCTGCTCGGTCGTCGCAGTCATCAGTACTTACGCTCCATCGGCTGGTAGCGGGTAACCACGACCGGCTTCGGCTCGAGCCGGATCTCGTGCGGGGGGATGCCGGCCGCGTCGGCGGCCACGGCGTCGCCGCGGCGGTAGGCCATGGTGTGCGCCATGAACTGCTCGTCGTCGCGGTCGGGGTAGTCCTCGCGGAAGTGGCCGCCACGCGACTCCTTGCGCTCGAGCGCGCCCACGACGACGACCTCGGCGAGGTCGAGGAGGAAGCCGAGCTCGACGGCCTCGAGGAGGTCCGTGTTGAAGAGGCGTCCCTTGTCCTGGACGGACACCTTGCCGTAGCGCTTCTGGAGGTCCTTGACGACGGCGAGGGTCTCGGTGAGGGAGGCCTCGGTGCGGAACACCTGGGCGCCGCGGTCCATGGACTCCTGCAGCTCGCGGCGCAGGTCGGCGACGCGCTCCCCGTCGGGCCGCGACCGCATGGCCTCGAGCTCGGCGATCGTGTCGGCGGCGGCGTCCTCGGGCATGTCGACGAACGACGCGCCTGCGGCGTACTCCGCGGCGGCGACGCCGGCGCGCTTGCCGAAGACGTTGATGTCGAGCAGCGAGTTGGTGCCGAGCCGGTTGGAGCCGTGGACGGACACGCACGCGACCTCGCCCGCGGCGTAGAGGCCCCGGACGACGTCGGTGTTGTTGCGCAGCACCTCGGTCGTGATGTTCGTCGGCACACCGCCCATCGCGTAGTGCGCGGTGGGGTAGACGGGCACGGGCTCGGTGTACGGCTCGATGCCGAGGTAGGTGCGCGCGAACTCCGTGATGTCCGGGAGCTTGGCGTCGATGTGCGCGGGCTCGAGGTGCGTGAGGTCGAGCAGGACGTAGTCCTTGTTGGGGCCCGCGCCGCGACCCTCGCGGACCTCGTTCGCCATGGAGCGCGCGACGATGTCGCGGGGCGCGAGATCCTTGATGGTCGGGGCGTAGCGCTCCATGAAGCGCTCGCCGTCGCCGTTGCGGAGGATGCCGCCCTCGCCGCGGGCCGCCTCCGAGAGGAGGATGCCGAGGCCCGCGAGGCC encodes:
- a CDS encoding succinate dehydrogenase iron-sulfur subunit; protein product: MTATTEQTAPATSVGEVPSFQVTLRVRRYLPEGPHGDDSYWDEHVLTMHGTDRVLDALHKIKWEQDGSLTFRRSCAHGICGSDAMRINGRNRLACKTLLKDLDIRKPITVEPIKGLPVIKDLVVDMEPFFASYREIMPFLVTSGNQPSQERIQSPEQRAVYDDTTKCILCAACTSSCPVFWTDGQYFGPAAIVNAHRFIFDSRDDAATQRLEILNDKEGVWRCRTTFNCTEACPRGIEITKAIAEVKRAMITRAF
- the sdhA gene encoding succinate dehydrogenase flavoprotein subunit; protein product: MQTHQYDVVIVGAGGAGMRAALESSTRARTAVISKLYPTRSHTGAAQGGMCAALANVEEDNWEWHTFDTVKGGDYLVDQDAAEVMAKEAIDAVLDLERMGLPFNRTPEGKIDQRRFGGHTRNHGEAAVRRSCYAADRTGHMILQTLYQNCVKQDVEFFNEFYVLDIILDKNLAHEDVAEGEPVSVAGVVAYDLASGEIHIFRAKSVILATGGAGKIFKTTSNAHTLTGDGMALALRRGLPLEDMEFFQFHPTGLAGLGILLSEAARGEGGILRNGDGERFMERYAPTIKDLAPRDIVARSMANEVREGRGAGPNKDYVLLDLTHLEPAHIDAKLPDITEFARTYLGIEPYTEPVPVYPTAHYAMGGVPTNITTEVLRNNTDVVRGLYAAGEVACVSVHGSNRLGTNSLLDINVFGKRAGVAAAEYAAGASFVDMPEDAAADTIAELEAMRSRPDGERVADLRRELQESMDRGAQVFRTEASLTETLAVVKDLQKRYGKVSVQDKGRLFNTDLLEAVELGFLLDLAEVVVVGALERKESRGGHFREDYPDRDDEQFMAHTMAYRRGDAVAADAAGIPPHEIRLEPKPVVVTRYQPMERKY